From one Lolium rigidum isolate FL_2022 chromosome 4, APGP_CSIRO_Lrig_0.1, whole genome shotgun sequence genomic stretch:
- the LOC124708810 gene encoding NADH dehydrogenase [ubiquinone] 1 beta subcomplex subunit 8, mitochondrial-like, translating into MAGRLTAMGSRVLGGHGAAARAAASALRNRAGMGLPAGRHIVPNKPLPENDELVWDNGTPFPEPCIDRLAPHIGKYEALAWLCGGLSFFAVLGLAAVVNDKASKIPFTPKVYPFDNLRVELGDRS; encoded by the exons ATGGCAGGGAGGCTGACCGCGATGGGGTCCCGCGTCCTGGGCGGCCACGGcgcggccgcgcgcgccgccgcctccgcgctcCGCAACCGCGCCGGCATGGGCCTCCCCGCCGGCAGGCACATCGTCCCCAACAAGCCC CTGCCGGAGAACGACGAGCTGGTGTGGGACAACGGCACGCCCTTCCCGGAGCCCTGCATCGACCGCCTCGCCCCTCACATCGGCAAG TATGAGGCGCTGGCCTGGCTGTGCGGAGGGCTGAGCTTCTTTGCAGTTCTTGGCTTGGCTGCCGTTGTGAATGACAAGGCTTCCAAGATTCCATTT ACTCCAAAAGTCTACCCGTTCGACAATTTGAGAGTGGAACTTGGTGATAGATCATAG
- the LOC124708892 gene encoding scarecrow-like protein 6, with protein MRGMPVAVEGHDGGSLLLLQQQQHLLHGIAKVSAGGAFWEEPTSVLDHRHSPSPSPPASALSSEVATLAGAKNVSPPPPPPQAWPGGEDAGVKEEWAHQLAPLDMGLGAGAEAWDATPHSGLAGPDSTFLRWFIGGGEDAAGVMDPPVLELDHAASIMSPPAAAFGPSLSSFMEDAKPAPFGHGPSFLTHHPQPHAAYFGGAHPSFEPAAPPPKRHHPMAAAPAPKLPPFPGPLAPAGNFLPALKPKAGAANDEVAAVVDQLAEAAKLAEAGDAFGAREILARLNYRLPAAPAAGTPLLRSAFYFKEALRLALSPTGESPAPAASTPYDVVLKLGAYKAFSEVSPVLQFAHLTCVQAVLDDLRGAGCIHVLDFDIGMGEQWASLMQELAHRRPATALKVTAFVSPASHHPLELQLIHENLASFAADLGVFFQFTVFNIDTLDPADLLALAGGDAIAVHLPVGAAHSAAMPAILRLVKRLGAKVVVAVDRGCDRTELPFAAHLFQAFQSTVFQLESLDAVGTDPDTASKIERFLVQPAVEQCVVGRHRASVDKAPSLPWRAVFASAGFTPVQASTFAESQAESLLHKVPVRGFRVEKRAPGSLCLYWQRAELVSVSAWRC; from the coding sequence ATGAGAGGAATGCCCGTTGCTGTAGAGGGTCACGACGGGGGGAGCCTGCTGCTGCTGCAACAGCAACAACACCTACTGCACGGGATCGCCAAGGTAAGCGCCGGCGGCGCCTTCTGGGAGGAGCCCACCTCGGTGCTCGACCACCGGCACAGCCCCAGCCCGAGCCCCCCAGCTTCCGCGCTGTCGTCCGAGGTGGCGACCCTCGCCGGCGCCAAGAAcgtctccccgccgccgccgccgccgcaggcatGGCCCGGCGGGGAGGACGCCGGGGTTAAGGAGGAGTGGGCGCACCAGCTGGCGCCCCTCGACATGGGCCTCGGCGCCGGCGCCGAGGCCTGGGACGCCACGCCGCACTCCGGCCTCGCCGGCCCCGACAGCACCTTCCTCCGCTGGTTCattggcggcggcgaggacgccgCCGGCGTCATGGACCCGCCCGTGCTCGAGCTCGACCACGCCGCGTCCATCATGTCGCCGCCCGCCGCGGCGTTCGGGCCCAGCCTCTCCTCGTTCATGGAGGACGCCAAGCCGGCGCCTTTCGGCCACGGGCCCAGCTTCCTGACGCACCACCCGCAGCCACACGCGGCGTACTTCGGCGGCGCGCACCCGTCCTTcgagccggcggcgccgcccccgAAGCGGCACCACCcgatggccgccgccccggcgcccAAGCTGCCGCCTTTCCCGGGGCCCCTCGCTCCGGCGGGCAACTTCCTGCCCGCCCTCAAGCCCAAGGCGGGGGCGGCCAACGACGAGGTGGCCGCCGTGGTGGACCAGCTCGCCGAGGCTGCCAAGCTTGCCGAGGCGGGCGACGCCTTCGGCGCACGCGAGATATTGGCGCGGCTCAATTATCGGCTCCCCGCCGCCCCCGCGGCCGGGACGCCACTCCTCCGCTCGGCCTTCTACTTCAAGGAGGCCCTGCGCCTGGCGCTCTCCCCGACCGGGGAGAGCCCCGCGCCGGCGGCCTCCACGCCCTACGACGTCGTCCTCAAGCTCGGCGCATACAAGGCCTTCTCGGAGGTGTCCCCGGTGCTCCAGTTCGCGCACCTCACCTGCGTCCAGGCCGTGCTCGACGACCTCCGCGGCGCGGGCTGCATCCACGTCCTCGACTTCGACATCGGCATGGGCGAGCAGTGGGCCTCGCTCATGCAGGAGCTCGCGCACCGCCGCCCGGCCACCGCGCTCAAGGTCACCGCCTTCGTCTCCCCGGCCTCGCACCACCCGCTCGAGCTGCAGCTCATCCACGAGAACCTCGCCAGCTTCGCCGCCGACCTCGGCGTCTTCTTCCAGTTCACCGTCTTCAACATCGACACCCTCGACCCCGCGGACCTCCTCGCCCTCGCCGGTGGCGACGCCATCGCCGTCCACCTCCCCGTCGGGGCCGCCCACTCGGCGGCAATGCCAGCCATCCTCCGCCTCGTCAAGCGACTCGGCGCcaaggtcgtcgtcgccgtcgaccgCGGATGCGACCGCACGGAGCTCCCCTTCGCCGCGCACCTGTTCCAGGCCTTCCAGTCCACCGTCTTCCAGCTCGAGTCCCTGGACGCCGTGGGCACGGACCCCGACACGGCGAGCAAGATCGAGCGCTTCCTCGTCCAGCCGGCCGTCGAGCAATGCGTCGTCGGCCGCCACCGCGCGTCCGTCGACAAGGCGCCGTCGCTGCCGTGGCGGGCCGTGTTCGCGTCCGCCGGGTTCACGCCGGTGCAGGCCAGCACGTTCGCCGAGTCGCAGGCCGAGTCGTTGCTGCACAAGGTGCCCGTCCGGGGGTTCCGGGTCGAGAAGCGCGCCCCCGGCTCGCTCTGCCTCTACTGGCAGCGCGCCGAGCTCGTGTCGGTCTCGGCGTGGCGGTGCTGA